The following coding sequences lie in one Thalassoglobus polymorphus genomic window:
- a CDS encoding sulfatase-like hydrolase/transferase, with protein MKDFLPRRATFIALLFFAATQPIAAAQTTETPPPNIMIVLCDDLGYGDIGCYGHDVIKTPHLDKFAKQSLKLTDCYAAAPNCSPARTGLMTGRTPSRVGVYSWIPFLSPMHVRETEITIAHRLKDAEYETCQVGKWHLNGWFNLPGQPQPNDMGFDHWFATQNNALPNHRNPYNFVRNGIPAGPLEGYASHLVTDEAINWLDHRDEKKPFFMYVCYHEPHEPIATDAEYAAMYGNGDNPSLEAHHGNITQMDTAFGRLMKKLETLNVEENTLVIFTSDNGPAMTRIHPHGSTDGLRKYKGHLYEGGIRVPGLVRWPGHVKPGTTSDVPVSALDFLPTLCEVAGTTPPSDRVLDGTSVLPVFHGKNVTREKPLYWQFNYAKSDPRVVIRDGDWKLLSKLDLNDQGNLTDITDQQMEQFKTAKLQGFELYNLKKDRNETTDLSKTNPQQLNKMVAAMTKIYTEVQQEAPIWPAWTWPRYEGQRIEWPPYRGK; from the coding sequence GTGAAAGACTTTCTCCCACGCAGAGCGACATTCATTGCACTTCTTTTTTTCGCAGCGACACAGCCGATTGCAGCCGCACAGACGACCGAGACGCCCCCGCCAAACATCATGATCGTCCTCTGCGATGATCTTGGTTATGGGGACATCGGATGCTACGGGCATGATGTCATCAAGACACCGCATCTGGATAAGTTCGCAAAGCAAAGCTTGAAGCTGACGGACTGTTACGCAGCGGCCCCAAACTGTTCGCCTGCCAGAACCGGACTGATGACAGGGCGGACACCATCACGTGTCGGAGTGTACAGCTGGATTCCGTTTCTTTCTCCGATGCACGTTCGTGAGACAGAAATCACAATCGCACACCGACTTAAAGATGCAGAATATGAGACTTGCCAGGTTGGCAAATGGCATCTCAACGGTTGGTTCAATCTTCCTGGTCAGCCACAACCCAACGACATGGGTTTCGACCATTGGTTCGCGACCCAGAACAACGCACTTCCTAACCACCGTAACCCATATAACTTTGTGAGGAACGGAATTCCTGCTGGGCCTCTTGAAGGGTATGCGTCACACCTCGTCACTGACGAAGCAATCAATTGGCTCGACCACCGCGATGAGAAAAAACCGTTCTTTATGTACGTTTGCTATCACGAACCGCACGAACCAATCGCTACCGATGCAGAGTACGCAGCCATGTACGGCAATGGCGACAATCCAAGTTTAGAGGCACACCACGGAAACATTACACAGATGGACACAGCCTTCGGCCGGTTGATGAAAAAACTGGAAACCCTCAACGTTGAAGAGAATACGCTGGTCATCTTCACCAGCGATAACGGTCCCGCCATGACGCGCATTCATCCACATGGCTCAACGGACGGTCTACGAAAATACAAAGGCCACTTGTACGAAGGAGGAATTCGCGTGCCCGGATTAGTTCGTTGGCCGGGACACGTCAAACCGGGAACAACCAGCGACGTTCCAGTCAGCGCACTCGACTTCCTCCCGACACTCTGTGAAGTCGCAGGCACCACGCCCCCCTCTGACCGCGTGCTTGATGGAACGAGCGTCCTGCCAGTTTTCCACGGGAAAAATGTGACTCGCGAGAAACCACTCTACTGGCAGTTTAACTACGCGAAGTCCGACCCGAGAGTCGTCATCCGAGACGGCGATTGGAAACTGCTCTCGAAACTGGATCTCAACGACCAGGGGAACTTAACTGACATCACAGATCAGCAAATGGAACAATTCAAAACAGCCAAGCTGCAAGGATTTGAACTTTACAATCTCAAGAAAGACCGCAACGAAACGACAGATCTGAGTAAAACAAACCCACAGCAACTCAACAAAATGGTCGCTGCCATGACCAAGATTTACACAGAAGTTCAACAAGAAGCCCCCATCTGGCCCGCTTGGACCTGGCCCCGTTACGAAGGCCAGAGAATCGAATGGCCCCCATACCGCGGAAAATAA
- a CDS encoding BPSS1187 family protein, which yields MLKFFSPLFRVGVCLSLIFCIVETSQTASAESRQQRLSNSKKKASLSQKHVRLLTIGNSFSRNATNHLDDLVKAGGHQLTHRPVTVGGASMELHANKALKNEQDPQAAAGLYSNKSSLQQALQSDDWDYVTIQQASFKSHNIDNYRPFASQLQNIISRYAPGAELLVHQTWAYRVDDPRFTRPSSNEKEPATQAEMYEMLSDAYKTIASDLGVRRIPVGDAFYIADTDKAFGYRPDNSFDSKSAKHPQLPNQAHSLHVGWQWRKQKGKDPGWVLRMDGHHANTAGEYLGACVWYETLFNESCVGNKYIPEGLDKDYALFLQKTAHQAVAKNKDQRTSPVQRKFNDPKPQRYKLQARASKIDPRTKEYPEIKFVFGTDQKPQDLENASVDTRVAPEGKLVIWLMGHNDRLFERLNNYGLHAIQVSYANKWFGTLCRPQPKDAQARGNVRLEAATGEDFSDELDLARPDGMAERAFQFVKWLAKENPQGNWEQFLSSDGKGLQWDKVIISGSSHGSTTAARFAKHQRVDRVVMLCGPRDQDQDWQANRSATPANRYFGFSHVLDGGWSGDHYCRSWELLGMHEFGPIVNVDDEAAPYKNTRRLISSADVKGDAKRAHSSVGPGGASPKNAEGEYLFEPVWKYLYTHPVDEVGEPTDEDPSCKRVHIEFN from the coding sequence ATGCTAAAGTTCTTTTCGCCTCTGTTTAGAGTCGGAGTCTGTTTGAGTCTTATCTTTTGTATCGTCGAAACTTCTCAGACGGCATCAGCAGAAAGCCGACAACAACGGCTTTCCAATTCTAAGAAGAAAGCATCCTTAAGTCAAAAACATGTTCGCTTATTAACGATTGGGAACAGCTTTTCAAGAAACGCGACGAACCATCTCGACGATCTCGTTAAAGCTGGGGGACATCAACTGACTCACCGACCGGTCACTGTTGGTGGCGCATCGATGGAGTTGCACGCCAACAAAGCACTGAAGAATGAGCAAGATCCCCAAGCAGCAGCAGGCTTGTATTCAAACAAGTCGAGCCTGCAACAGGCTTTGCAGTCAGACGACTGGGACTATGTCACCATTCAGCAGGCGAGTTTCAAAAGTCACAACATCGATAACTATCGTCCGTTTGCCTCGCAGCTACAAAACATCATCAGCCGCTATGCTCCCGGTGCGGAATTACTCGTTCATCAAACCTGGGCTTACCGTGTAGACGACCCACGTTTCACGAGACCTTCCAGCAACGAAAAAGAACCAGCGACTCAAGCGGAGATGTACGAAATGCTCTCCGATGCTTACAAAACGATTGCTTCCGATCTTGGCGTCCGTCGCATTCCTGTCGGTGATGCGTTTTATATCGCAGATACGGATAAAGCATTTGGTTATCGCCCTGACAACTCGTTTGACAGCAAAAGTGCCAAACATCCTCAACTTCCGAATCAGGCGCATTCGCTGCATGTTGGTTGGCAGTGGCGAAAGCAAAAGGGAAAAGATCCGGGATGGGTCTTGCGAATGGATGGCCATCATGCCAACACAGCTGGCGAGTATCTTGGAGCATGTGTCTGGTACGAAACTCTCTTCAATGAAAGTTGTGTCGGAAACAAATACATCCCCGAGGGACTCGACAAAGACTACGCTCTTTTCTTGCAGAAGACAGCTCATCAAGCAGTCGCCAAAAACAAAGATCAGCGGACCTCTCCAGTCCAGCGTAAATTCAACGATCCAAAACCTCAGCGGTACAAATTGCAGGCACGCGCCAGCAAAATTGATCCAAGAACGAAAGAGTACCCCGAAATCAAATTCGTATTCGGGACAGACCAAAAGCCTCAGGATCTCGAAAACGCTTCGGTCGATACCCGCGTCGCTCCGGAGGGGAAACTGGTCATCTGGCTGATGGGCCATAATGATCGACTCTTCGAACGACTGAACAATTACGGCTTACATGCAATTCAAGTCAGCTATGCCAACAAATGGTTTGGAACACTCTGTCGACCACAACCCAAAGACGCACAGGCGCGGGGGAATGTGAGACTCGAAGCAGCCACAGGAGAAGACTTCAGCGACGAACTCGACCTCGCTCGTCCAGACGGAATGGCGGAGCGTGCATTCCAGTTTGTGAAGTGGCTGGCGAAAGAGAACCCTCAAGGAAACTGGGAACAGTTTCTCAGCAGTGACGGCAAAGGACTTCAGTGGGATAAGGTCATCATCTCTGGAAGCTCTCACGGATCTACGACCGCTGCCCGTTTTGCGAAACATCAACGTGTGGATCGCGTCGTCATGCTTTGTGGTCCACGCGATCAGGATCAAGACTGGCAAGCGAATCGATCAGCAACTCCAGCGAACCGCTACTTCGGATTCAGCCATGTTCTCGATGGTGGATGGAGTGGAGATCACTACTGCCGATCATGGGAACTCTTGGGCATGCACGAGTTCGGCCCCATCGTCAATGTGGACGATGAAGCAGCCCCATACAAGAATACGCGCCGACTGATTTCTTCAGCTGACGTCAAAGGAGATGCCAAACGGGCTCACTCCTCAGTTGGTCCCGGCGGAGCATCACCGAAGAATGCCGAGGGCGAATATCTGTTTGAGCCTGTCTGGAAATATCTTTACACGCATCCCGTGGACGAGGTAGGTGAACCAACTGACGAAGACCCGAGTTGTAAAAGAGTTCATATCGAATTCAACTAA
- a CDS encoding lactate racemase domain-containing protein yields MSHELIQLNTPYGRDARFQGEVLGKRTLLHFQPKEDLRDLATGLRESLANPLELPELKLACVPGDRVVIALAEETPRADAVVAMLWKQLSAGGIQPEDLLILKPGTWGGTSSVDPRSLLSKDLQEKIQLKRHDPTEKEVCGYLASTASGERIYLAKELLEADLVIPVGPASFDPVLGYCGEASVLYPAFSETNAIMKSIGHGHDELSPSEARPLRQQVEEVGWLLGVQFVISIIPGRGKEVQSIFVGSADAVARDVRAELNSTCRIELEERAEMVLVAVEETTTPQTWEQVAHAIDVARRIVSRDGRIVVLSQLTQKRGPGLDILKEARTPSEALKPIQNVSPPDFLAATRIAKAVDWANVYLLSDLPAEEIEDLFIIPLASELEVQKLLQGDETTVIIESAQKVYASCE; encoded by the coding sequence ATGTCGCATGAACTGATTCAACTGAATACCCCTTACGGACGTGATGCCCGCTTCCAGGGAGAGGTCCTGGGAAAACGGACGCTCCTGCACTTTCAGCCCAAAGAAGACTTGCGAGATCTCGCAACCGGACTGCGGGAGTCTCTGGCGAATCCTTTGGAACTCCCGGAATTGAAACTTGCTTGTGTCCCGGGGGATCGCGTTGTCATCGCCCTCGCAGAGGAAACACCGCGTGCCGATGCGGTGGTGGCGATGTTGTGGAAGCAACTCTCTGCTGGGGGAATTCAGCCGGAAGACTTACTCATCTTAAAGCCGGGAACATGGGGGGGCACCTCATCCGTTGATCCCCGTTCGCTGTTATCGAAAGATCTGCAGGAAAAAATTCAGCTGAAGCGTCACGATCCGACTGAGAAGGAAGTCTGTGGCTATCTCGCCTCGACGGCCTCGGGAGAACGAATTTATCTTGCCAAAGAGCTTCTCGAAGCGGACCTGGTGATTCCTGTTGGACCGGCGAGCTTTGATCCTGTGCTGGGGTATTGCGGGGAGGCAAGTGTCCTTTACCCTGCGTTCTCCGAAACCAATGCGATTATGAAATCCATTGGGCATGGCCACGATGAACTGTCACCGTCAGAGGCTCGTCCGTTACGTCAGCAGGTTGAAGAAGTCGGCTGGCTCTTGGGGGTTCAGTTTGTGATCAGCATTATCCCCGGTCGTGGAAAAGAAGTGCAGTCGATCTTTGTTGGTTCTGCAGATGCCGTGGCCCGTGACGTTCGCGCCGAGTTGAACTCGACCTGTCGTATTGAATTGGAGGAGCGAGCGGAGATGGTGCTGGTTGCTGTCGAGGAGACAACAACACCACAAACCTGGGAGCAAGTGGCCCATGCGATTGACGTCGCTCGGCGAATTGTCTCTCGCGATGGCCGAATTGTTGTCCTGTCACAACTGACTCAAAAACGTGGACCGGGACTTGATATTCTTAAAGAAGCCCGCACGCCGAGCGAGGCACTCAAACCTATTCAAAATGTCAGCCCGCCAGATTTCCTCGCTGCTACCCGAATCGCAAAGGCTGTTGATTGGGCGAACGTCTATCTGCTGAGCGACTTGCCAGCAGAGGAAATTGAAGACCTGTTTATCATCCCCCTTGCATCGGAGTTGGAGGTTCAGAAACTTCTCCAGGGCGATGAAACAACTGTGATCATCGAGTCTGCTCAAAAAGTCTACGCAAGTTGCGAGTGA
- a CDS encoding HEAT repeat domain-containing protein, whose translation MNSNMHTLNWYSEEQPSESSSLSASRREVSGAMKASFTSAISIENVSNWSVLLLLGIFLSCQTLQAQDNAPADSRSEDGRSVEELSQKLTDGELDERREAAYELAALGAKAEPALPALIKGLGEKDGQVWVQSATAIQRIGPPASAAIPVLVESLSHYADQRRYRAAWALGAIGKEAIPPLREAMKSRQVRVRAGVMDSYGWMSDSAAEVLPELTAALQDSDANVRERAVSALLRLGPAAEDALVQAIQHEQKEVRALAAHGLGKIDDLSPNSQTKLLAAAKDSDAATRAAAIVAIASVNLPEQNRTPIVLAALSDEEATVRNSAVLAVGLLGPNAKALLPSLKKMLQDEDASQRSSAAVAIGAMGATGEVAIPDLIAALKQPGSSAEVAKALSRIGVGAVSDILAATAEPDQPLEQIAAALADMGPSATPTLISSLKHENENVRASAARALGLMGATPSSAESALRKLLQDDSINVRLAASEAIENLQRPDQETVAALFEISKDSTAEIRAASISALVKHEKDTAKLVPVIRTGLSDSASVVRAAGIEGVGTLGKAAKSLQPELISALDDENARVRALAAETLGVIGSTSDEVIAKLIQNLKDSDPGVRRSSASALGSLKLKEDPVVSALIPLLSDSETLVVQAAIDSLTQFGKSALGSKAEILTLLNHTNSDLRAAAVRCLAAIEADTKVSVPIFIEVLKDEDWMVRRDAATALGKIGPPAKDAVPALFQLLDSDEDIAVAKGALKSIDAASPNAIPILIEGMQSGDPRKNYYALYLIGKIGPEATEALPVLKKLHAETDNNRFKGMVKKAIDQIEPPVEEKKSK comes from the coding sequence ATGAACTCGAACATGCACACACTCAACTGGTACTCGGAAGAGCAGCCTTCTGAATCGTCTTCACTCTCAGCCTCGCGGCGAGAAGTCTCTGGCGCGATGAAGGCAAGCTTCACGAGTGCGATAAGCATTGAGAATGTTTCAAACTGGTCTGTTCTTTTGCTTCTCGGAATCTTCTTGTCTTGCCAAACACTTCAGGCTCAAGATAACGCTCCCGCTGATAGCCGTTCTGAAGATGGGCGTTCTGTCGAGGAACTTTCTCAGAAACTGACTGACGGAGAACTCGACGAACGTCGTGAAGCTGCGTATGAACTTGCAGCGTTGGGGGCGAAAGCAGAACCGGCCCTTCCTGCGTTGATCAAAGGTCTTGGGGAGAAAGATGGTCAGGTCTGGGTGCAGTCGGCGACTGCTATTCAGCGTATCGGTCCACCAGCCAGTGCAGCCATTCCAGTGCTCGTTGAGAGCCTCAGCCACTATGCAGACCAAAGGCGATACCGAGCGGCTTGGGCATTAGGGGCAATTGGTAAAGAGGCCATTCCGCCGCTTCGTGAAGCGATGAAAAGTCGGCAGGTTCGAGTCCGGGCTGGTGTGATGGATTCCTACGGTTGGATGAGCGATTCTGCAGCTGAAGTGCTTCCAGAGTTAACAGCAGCTCTGCAAGACAGCGATGCAAATGTACGCGAGCGGGCTGTCAGCGCACTGCTTCGATTGGGGCCAGCTGCAGAGGACGCATTGGTGCAGGCGATTCAACATGAACAGAAAGAAGTTCGAGCTCTTGCTGCTCACGGATTGGGAAAGATCGATGATTTGAGCCCAAACAGCCAGACAAAACTGCTCGCAGCGGCAAAGGATTCTGACGCAGCCACTCGTGCAGCTGCCATCGTCGCGATTGCATCGGTCAATCTTCCTGAACAAAATCGAACTCCCATTGTTCTGGCTGCTCTGAGTGACGAGGAAGCGACAGTCCGGAATAGTGCAGTGCTTGCAGTTGGGCTGCTGGGGCCAAATGCAAAGGCGTTGCTCCCATCGTTAAAAAAGATGCTGCAAGACGAGGATGCTTCACAGCGATCATCTGCTGCAGTTGCCATAGGGGCGATGGGGGCAACTGGGGAAGTTGCGATTCCAGATTTAATCGCAGCGTTGAAGCAACCGGGAAGCTCAGCCGAGGTCGCAAAAGCTCTTAGTCGCATTGGAGTTGGAGCGGTCTCAGACATTCTCGCCGCGACAGCGGAGCCCGATCAGCCGCTAGAGCAAATTGCTGCCGCACTGGCGGACATGGGGCCATCAGCAACACCAACTTTGATCAGTTCGCTTAAGCACGAAAACGAAAATGTTCGAGCAAGTGCCGCACGTGCACTAGGTCTGATGGGGGCAACTCCATCCTCAGCGGAGTCTGCTCTTCGAAAGTTATTACAAGATGACTCCATCAACGTTCGGCTCGCTGCCAGTGAAGCCATTGAAAATCTACAGAGACCAGATCAAGAAACGGTCGCAGCACTTTTTGAAATCTCTAAAGACTCGACTGCAGAGATTCGAGCTGCCAGCATCTCTGCGCTTGTGAAGCATGAAAAGGATACAGCCAAGCTGGTCCCGGTGATTCGAACGGGACTCTCTGATTCTGCATCAGTTGTTCGTGCTGCCGGAATCGAAGGTGTTGGAACTCTCGGCAAGGCGGCAAAGTCACTCCAGCCCGAACTGATTTCTGCTCTTGATGATGAGAATGCAAGAGTCAGGGCGCTCGCTGCTGAAACGTTAGGGGTGATCGGTTCCACTTCTGATGAAGTGATTGCTAAGTTGATTCAGAATCTCAAGGATTCTGATCCAGGAGTCCGCCGATCTTCCGCGTCTGCGCTGGGAAGCCTGAAGCTCAAGGAGGACCCCGTTGTGAGTGCGCTGATCCCTTTGTTGAGTGATTCGGAGACTCTGGTCGTGCAGGCAGCGATTGATTCCCTCACGCAATTCGGAAAATCAGCTTTGGGCTCAAAAGCTGAGATTCTCACTTTGCTCAACCACACAAATTCAGATTTACGAGCCGCTGCTGTTCGTTGCCTGGCAGCGATCGAGGCAGACACAAAGGTTAGCGTCCCGATTTTCATTGAAGTCCTCAAGGATGAAGATTGGATGGTTCGCCGCGACGCAGCAACTGCTCTAGGTAAAATTGGACCACCTGCTAAAGACGCAGTCCCTGCCCTCTTTCAACTGCTCGATAGTGACGAGGACATCGCCGTTGCCAAAGGAGCACTCAAGTCGATTGACGCCGCCAGTCCAAACGCAATTCCTATTTTGATTGAAGGGATGCAGTCAGGAGATCCTCGGAAGAATTATTACGCTCTCTACCTCATTGGAAAAATCGGCCCGGAAGCCACCGAAGCCCTCCCCGTCCTCAAAAAACTACACGCAGAAACCGACAACAATCGCTTCAAGGGAATGGTCAAAAAAGCGATCGACCAAATTGAACCACCCGTTGAAGAGAAGAAGAGCAAGTAA
- a CDS encoding twin-arginine translocation signal domain-containing protein, whose translation MTDDESKVSRREFIKFAAFTSATAGGLYALTAKSDILAEEPLLANRSDEEAELHGYTYAGGVP comes from the coding sequence ATGACAGATGATGAATCAAAGGTTTCTCGCAGAGAGTTCATAAAATTCGCAGCCTTCACCTCTGCCACCGCCGGAGGGCTCTATGCCTTGACTGCGAAATCCGATATTCTCGCGGAGGAACCACTACTAGCGAACCGCTCAGACGAGGAGGCTGAGCTTCATGGTTACACATACGCAGGAGGGGTCCCGTAA
- a CDS encoding DUF1592 domain-containing protein produces the protein MTNIVPFVNQYCIDCHSGEGAEGGVDFERFSKNSQIQEEYELWEHVHRLIKEQQMPPSDSEQPTSAQFVSILDAINLELASFDCDKEKHPGRVTLRRLNRVEYNNTIRDLLGLNLDLAKDFPADDVGSGFDNIGDVLTIPPVLVEKYLAAAETIAKHAFENPEIRKRIEVHTAESDDKKVEVATRNIREFAERAYRRPLSENEVERIAGVMKSAYQLEGGIDEIFQTVVTAILTNPNFLFRVEQDPKDGEEIRTLNDFELASRLSYFLWSSMPDEELFALASKGELSDPDVISAQVTRMLSDPKSRALVNNFAGQWLQLRDVSQLTPDSKSFPSFNADLQRAMRKETEIFFEKLLHENRSLLEFLNADYTYLNETLAQHYGIKDVQGDQFRKVNLPAGRRGVLTHASILMLTSNPTRTSPVKRGKWILDNILAEPPPPPPPDVPVLEEGGEALGSFREQLEQHRADPSCASCHRTMDALGFGMENFDAIGAWRDREGRFDIDASGQMPGGQNFDGASELMDILVEEKKTEFSRCLTKKMLTYALGRGLESYDRCAVNKIVDALERDDYRFQTLIFEIVISDPFTMREARRSQ, from the coding sequence GTGACGAACATCGTACCGTTCGTCAACCAATACTGTATTGATTGTCACAGTGGTGAAGGTGCCGAAGGTGGAGTCGACTTCGAACGGTTCTCTAAGAACTCGCAGATTCAGGAAGAGTACGAACTTTGGGAGCATGTGCACCGTCTCATCAAAGAGCAGCAGATGCCTCCATCGGACTCAGAACAACCGACTTCAGCTCAGTTCGTTTCAATCCTTGATGCGATCAACCTGGAGTTAGCAAGTTTCGATTGTGATAAAGAAAAGCATCCCGGGCGTGTGACTCTGCGTCGACTGAATCGTGTTGAGTACAACAACACCATCCGGGACCTTTTGGGATTAAATCTCGATCTTGCCAAAGACTTCCCGGCTGACGATGTCGGAAGTGGATTCGATAACATTGGGGATGTCCTCACGATCCCCCCTGTCCTGGTTGAAAAATATCTCGCAGCCGCCGAAACAATCGCCAAGCACGCTTTCGAAAATCCTGAAATACGCAAGCGGATCGAAGTCCACACTGCGGAATCGGACGACAAGAAAGTTGAAGTTGCGACTCGAAACATTCGTGAATTCGCCGAACGTGCCTATCGTCGACCACTCTCTGAGAATGAGGTTGAGCGGATTGCAGGAGTGATGAAGAGTGCATATCAGTTGGAAGGTGGCATCGACGAAATCTTCCAGACGGTCGTGACAGCAATCTTGACGAACCCAAATTTCCTTTTTCGAGTTGAACAAGATCCGAAGGATGGCGAGGAAATTCGAACTTTAAACGACTTCGAACTGGCGTCCCGGCTCTCCTATTTTCTCTGGAGTAGTATGCCTGACGAAGAACTCTTTGCACTCGCCAGCAAAGGGGAGCTTTCAGATCCGGATGTCATATCTGCTCAGGTCACTCGAATGCTGAGTGATCCGAAATCAAGGGCACTGGTCAATAATTTTGCGGGGCAGTGGCTGCAACTTCGTGATGTTTCTCAACTGACTCCTGACTCCAAATCGTTTCCCAGTTTTAACGCGGACTTGCAGCGAGCAATGCGGAAAGAGACAGAGATCTTTTTCGAAAAACTCCTGCACGAGAACCGCAGCCTTTTGGAATTCCTCAATGCCGATTACACATACCTGAATGAAACACTTGCACAGCACTATGGCATCAAGGACGTGCAGGGTGATCAGTTCCGAAAAGTGAATCTTCCCGCCGGAAGGCGTGGCGTGCTGACTCACGCAAGTATTCTAATGCTCACTTCAAATCCAACCCGAACTTCTCCGGTGAAGCGCGGCAAATGGATTCTTGACAACATCTTGGCTGAACCCCCTCCCCCTCCACCACCAGATGTTCCGGTTCTTGAGGAGGGAGGTGAGGCACTTGGATCGTTCCGAGAGCAACTCGAGCAACACCGTGCAGACCCGTCCTGCGCATCATGTCATCGGACGATGGATGCACTCGGTTTTGGGATGGAAAATTTCGATGCCATTGGTGCTTGGCGAGACCGCGAGGGACGCTTCGATATCGATGCTTCGGGGCAAATGCCGGGCGGACAAAATTTCGATGGGGCATCCGAATTGATGGACATTCTTGTCGAAGAAAAGAAAACAGAGTTTAGCCGCTGTCTGACAAAAAAAATGCTGACCTACGCCCTCGGGCGAGGATTAGAATCGTATGACCGATGTGCCGTTAACAAAATTGTTGATGCCCTTGAAAGGGACGACTATCGGTTTCAAACGCTGATCTTTGAAATTGTAATTAGCGATCCATTTACAATGCGAGAAGCAAGGAGATCTCAATGA
- a CDS encoding DUF1552 domain-containing protein, whose protein sequence is MSPFTTNISRRNVLRGLGVSMALPFMESLTSRPLLGANSLPAPPKRMAFIFVPNGVNLADWTPQQTGYGFDLPSILQPLAQVQDDLLVISGLTHDKGRANGDGPGDHARSASVFLTGAQPRKTDGANIRSGVSVDQAAAQAAGHLTRLRSLELGCEPGRSAGNCDSGYSCAYSSSISWGSSSTPNGKETNPKLVFERLFSNGKQQETDKNKLRREALKKSILDFVSDDAKRLKASLGRNDQRKLDEYLTGVREIERRLDHASNDPAPIVDIDYPVPEGTPKDYGEHIRLMCDMMVLGFQTDTTRIATCMFANAGSNRSYQNLDIPNGHHALSHHRGDDEKLSKISKINQFHVAQLAYLLKKMKATPDGHGNLLDNSMVCYGSGLSDGDRHNNENLPVLLAGHGGGTITPGRHLSIPTETPMCNLFMSMLDRFGTPIDYIGDSTGRLSGLDI, encoded by the coding sequence ATGAGCCCGTTCACGACGAATATTTCAAGACGAAACGTTTTACGCGGACTTGGTGTTTCGATGGCGCTCCCCTTCATGGAGTCGTTGACGTCACGCCCTCTCTTGGGAGCGAACTCCCTGCCCGCTCCGCCGAAACGGATGGCCTTCATCTTTGTTCCGAACGGAGTCAATCTCGCCGATTGGACTCCACAACAGACCGGCTACGGCTTCGACTTACCTTCGATTCTACAGCCACTGGCACAGGTTCAGGACGACCTTCTTGTGATCAGCGGACTGACACACGACAAGGGACGAGCCAATGGAGATGGGCCGGGTGATCACGCTCGAAGTGCTTCCGTGTTCCTGACCGGAGCGCAACCTCGTAAAACAGATGGAGCCAACATTCGTTCCGGAGTTTCGGTCGATCAGGCTGCAGCTCAGGCGGCAGGACATCTCACACGACTGAGGTCGTTGGAGTTGGGATGCGAACCTGGACGGAGTGCCGGAAACTGTGACTCCGGGTACAGCTGTGCCTATTCCTCCAGCATTTCCTGGGGATCATCATCCACACCAAACGGGAAAGAGACGAACCCGAAACTCGTCTTCGAGCGACTTTTCAGCAACGGAAAACAGCAAGAGACCGACAAAAACAAACTGCGTCGCGAAGCACTCAAGAAAAGTATTCTTGATTTCGTGAGTGACGATGCAAAGCGATTGAAGGCGAGTCTGGGAAGGAATGACCAGCGAAAACTCGATGAATACCTGACAGGAGTTCGAGAAATCGAGCGACGCCTGGATCATGCGAGTAACGACCCTGCCCCAATCGTTGATATTGATTACCCCGTCCCGGAAGGAACTCCAAAGGATTATGGCGAACACATTCGTTTAATGTGTGACATGATGGTCCTCGGTTTCCAGACAGACACCACTCGCATCGCCACGTGTATGTTCGCGAATGCCGGGAGTAACCGCAGTTACCAGAACCTCGATATTCCGAATGGTCACCACGCGTTATCTCACCATCGCGGCGATGACGAGAAACTTTCGAAGATCAGTAAGATCAACCAGTTCCATGTTGCTCAGTTGGCCTACTTGCTGAAGAAAATGAAAGCCACTCCAGATGGTCACGGCAACTTGCTCGACAACTCCATGGTTTGTTACGGCAGCGGTCTCAGCGATGGGGATCGACACAACAACGAAAACTTACCGGTTCTCCTTGCTGGTCATGGCGGTGGAACAATTACCCCCGGGCGTCATTTAAGCATTCCGACCGAAACGCCAATGTGTAACCTGTTCATGTCGATGCTTGATCGATTCGGGACTCCGATTGATTATATTGGCGATAGCACTGGCAGACTTTCTGGCCTCGATATTTAA